The Ziziphus jujuba cultivar Dongzao chromosome 7, ASM3175591v1 genome includes a region encoding these proteins:
- the LOC125423685 gene encoding protein FAR-RED IMPAIRED RESPONSE 1-like: protein MTTTQRSESMNNVIKNYVSYQHNLLRFFEHFQRLIEDRRYEELKADFKATQSTPSLSFPVEILKDAASIYTPTVFKVFQDELCKAYDCAMQIFDHIGTVTEYKLTNHKKQFQHTVRYDFSDNTVICSCRKFEFTGILCSHALKVLSSKDIKKIPIQYILKRWTKSAKLGNSEFVFANTINEDPKVSLARHYKDLCRLQTQVATKAAETEETYKIARTALAKILEDVDAYLKDNNIGKSISKIVETTTVPSASEKIKGIKNKKRVRGKSTRPRNALERVRKKKNVALGEPSQQQSHASEIADNDVSSNFNSQDLLNLPFNIVPGYHDDQVRSHVASTNLIQNTSMLNLLEQVHAIPQEH, encoded by the exons GAGTGAGAGTATGAATAATGTGATTAAAAATTATGTCAGCTATCAACATAATTTATTGAGGTTCTTTGAGCATTTTCAGAGGTTAATTGAAGATCGTCGTTATGAAGAACTAAAGGCTGATTTCAAAGCGACTCAAAGTACTCCATCGTTATCATTTCCAGTTGAAATTCTAAAAGATGCAGCAAGTATTTACACCCCAACAGTATTCAAGGTGTTCCAAGATGAGTTATGTAAGGCTTATGATTGTGCTATGCAAATATTTGATCATATTGGGACAGTGACGGAGTACAAACTTACCaatcataaaaaacaatttcagCATACTGTTAGATATGATTTTTCTGATAACACAGTGATTTGTAGTTGTAGAAAGTTTGAGTTTACAGGAATTTTATGCTCCCATGCTCTTAAAGTTCTTTCTTCAAAGGATATAAAGAAAATTcctatacaatatatattgaaacGATGGACAAAATCTGCAAAGTTAGGAAATTCTGAATTTGTATTTgcaaatacaataaatgaagACCCTAAAGTAAGTTTGGCAAGACATTATAAAGATCTGTGTAGATTGCAAACTCAAGTGGCAACGAAGGCAGCAGAAACAgaagaaacatataaaattgcAAGAACTGCTCTTGCTAAGATTTTAGAAGATGTGGATGCATATTTAAAAGACAATAATATTGGAAAATCCATTTCTAAAATCGTAGAGACTACAACCGTACCAAGTGCTAGTGAGAAgattaaaggaattaaaaataagaaaagagtaCGGGGAAAATCTACAAGGCCAAGAAATGCTCTTGAAAGGGTgcgaaagaagaaaaatgttgcACTTGGAGAACCATCTCAGCAACAGTCACATGCTAGTGAAATAGCAGATAATGAT GTTTCTTCTAATTTTAATAGTCAAGATCTATTAAACTTGCCATTCAACATTGTGCCTGGATACCATGATGATCAA GTTCGTAGTCATGTTGCTTCAACAAATTTGATTCAGAATACAAGTATGTTGAATCTATTAGAACAG GTGCATGCAATCCCCCAAGAGCACTAA
- the LOC107424173 gene encoding putative expansin-B2, whose amino-acid sequence MAFVRPQLWSIFTLLVLSCLLINPGSCFKPKLFYNGSKYESHSNWSPAGATWFGSPNGAGNDGGACGYGNAVEQAPFSSMITAGGPSLYKSGKECGACYQVKCTSSADAACSGKPVTVIITDACPGCVSESVHFDLSGTAFGAMALPGQADKLRNAGVLQVKYQRAKCNYPGKTITFKVDAGSNPNYFATLIEYEDGDGDLASVDLKQAVDSDSWLPMQQSWGAVWKLDAGSTLHAPFSIRLTALESSNTIVANNVIPAGWKPGQTYRSVVNFAT is encoded by the exons ATGGCTTTTGTTCGTCCACAATTGTGGTCTATCTTTACTCTACTAGTTTTGTCTTGTCTTCTTATAAACCCAGGTTCTTGTTTCAAACCCAAGCTCTTTTACAATGGCTCAAAATATGAATCCCATTCTAATTGGTCCCCAGCCGGTGCAACCTGGTTTGGAAGCCCAAACGGTGCCGGAAACGACG gggGTGCTTGTGGATATGGAAATGCTGTAGAGCAAGCACCATTCTCTTCAATGATCACGGCTGGGGGTCCGTCGTTGTACAAATCTGGCAAAGAATGTGGAGCTTGTTATCAG GTAAAATGCACATCGAGTGCTGACGCAGCGTGCTCGGGGAAGCCGGTGACAGTGATTATAACCGATGCGTGCCCTGGTTGTGTTTCGGAGTCTGTTCATTTTGATTTAAGCGGCACCGCTTTCGGAGCCATGGCGCTTCCTGGCCAAGCTGATAAGCTACGCAATGCTGGAGTCCTGCAGGTTAAATATCAAAG AGCAAAATGCAACTACCCTGGTAAGACGATAACCTTCAAGGTGGACGCAGGGTCTAATCCGAACTACTTTGCAACTCTAATCGAATACGAAGATGGAGATGGTGACCTTGCTTCAGTGGACCTGAAACAAGCAGTTGACTCGGACTCATGGCTTCCCATGCAGCAGTCATGGGGTGCGGTCTGGAAACTTGACGCTGGTTCTACCTTACATGCCCCCTTCTCGATTCGCCTGACGGCGTTAGAGTCCAGCAACACCATCGTAGCAAACAATGTGATCCCGGCTGGTTGGAAGCCTGGTCAAACTTATAGATCTGTTGTCAATTTTGCTACCTAA